In Oncorhynchus gorbuscha isolate QuinsamMale2020 ecotype Even-year linkage group LG02, OgorEven_v1.0, whole genome shotgun sequence, a single genomic region encodes these proteins:
- the LOC123991653 gene encoding cystinosin-like — MADNNFLSVLVITLCTVSTCDGSVSLFAPATVNLEVKGSANITIIPSSPLNVSALISFNFTDSSANVTSILQLPQQVQLPANAILGTFEVRAEHVGQVTAYLYSNNNDIASFKTRIRFLVIRSNIIDILNQLIGWIYFLAWSISFYPQVYENWRRKSVVGLNFDFLALNLTGFIAYSVFNVGLFWVPYMKEEFVKKNPNGVNPVDANDVFFSLHAVVLTVVYICQCAIYERGGQKLSKIAIGLLVIGWTFALVTLFVAVANKITWLDYLYYFSYIKLGVTLVKYIPQAYMNYQRQSTEGWSIGNVLLDFTGGSFSLIQMILQSYNNNEWKLIFGDPTKAGLGLLSIFFDVVFIIQHYCLYRHKTHYEPMGDQK; from the exons ATGGGAGTGTATCCCTGTTTGCTCCAGCCACTGTAAATCTGGAGGTCAAAGGTTCAGCCAATATCACCATAATACCTAG cTCTCCTCTTAATGTGTCCGCACTTATTTCTTTTAACTTCACTGACTCCTCTGCAAATGTTACCTCGATACTTCAACTGCCTCAGCAG GTACAATTGCCTGCAAATGCCATATTAGGCACATTTGAGGTTCGTGCAGAGCATGTGGGTCAGGTGACCGCCTATTTATACAGTAACAACAATGACATTGCAAG CTTTAAGACCAGAATCCGTTTCTTGGTCATTAGAAGCAACATCATCGATATCCTTAACCAATTAATTGGTTGGATTTACTTCCTTGCATGGTCTATCTCATTCTACCCTCAAGTATATGAGAACTGGAGAAGaaaaag TGTGGTGGGGTTGAACTTTGATTTCCTGGCACTCAACTTGACAGGCTTCATAGCGTACAGTGTCTTCAATGTAGGCCTCTTCTGGGTTCCGTACATGAAG gaAGAGTTTGTGAAGAAAAATCCAAACGGTGTGAACCCAGTGGATGCCAATGATGTGTTTTTTAGTCTCCATGCAGTTGTGCTGACAGTTGTGTATATCTGTCAGTGTGCCATCTACGAG AGAGGAGGGCAGAAGTTGTCCAAGATCGCTATTGGCCTTCTGGTGATTGGATGGACATTTGCCCTTGTCACCCTCTTTGTTGCTGTGGCCAATAAGATCACCTGGCTGGACTATCTCTATTATTTCTCCTACATTAAGTTAGGTGTCACCCTCGTCAAATACATCCCACAG gcctaCATGAACTACCAAAGACAAAGCACGGAAGGGTGGAGCATTGGCAATGTGTTGCTGGACTTCACAGGAGGCAGCTTTAGTCTCATTCAGATGATTCTTCAGTCGTATAACAACA ATGAATGGAAGCTCATCTTTGGCGACCCCACAAAGGCTGGACTTGGTTTGTTATCCATATTCTTCGATGTGGTGTTCATCATTCAGCACTACTGTCTATACCGGCATAAAACACATTACGAGCCTATGGGTGACCAGAAATAG